The Gemmatimonadaceae bacterium genome contains the following window.
GGGAATTTCTAGCCTGCCGTATGTTACCTGGCCAAATCCGAGCGCAGCAACAGCAAGGCCAGCACCGCCAGACATGAACAGTAACAGCAACTGATCTACTACAGCGGTTCTTGGAGGAAGGCCCCCGAGTGTCAATGTCATCAGCGCGAGGGGCAGGAGACCTGTCGCGGTCTGAAACGACAAACTTTGATACATCGACAGCGGTATCGTCGTTATCGCCCAACCGGTATATGCTAACACCATTAGCAGCTGCGCATTGCTCACGCGTGGCGCACGAGCCTCAGCTGGAAGTCGAAATACCTTGAAGATGGCGATTGGCGCGAGCAGTAGCGCGGGACGGAAGAAGCTCGGTATCGAAGGGATCAGAAAGTGAAGCTTGTGCACAACGACGTAGACGAGCGGATACAGAATCCAGAGAAGACCTGCATTCAGCTTCTGCCCCTGCGCGGCACGGGCCCGCCGATAGCCTAATCGCCGCGATCGTCCATTGGGGTGATTGGGAGCTATGACTTCCCTATGGACCGAGGCGACTGTCACTGATTCGCCTCGTCCCTTGGACCTCGAGGCATGACACTATCGGCGACGGCTACCGCAACAGCGGCAAGTTGGCGGCCCCGCTGCTTTGCAAACCCCATCGCTTTTTCGTCGTCTGTCCGAGACTCCGCATTAAGCGGGATTACAAGTCGGACGAGCGCCTCCTCCGTTCTTCCGAACAGTGCCGCATCCCTCAACAGATCCCACTTTACGCGGTACTCACTGCTCTCCACCCTTCCGCGGCCTTGGTACCAGTACAATACCAGAGCTCGTGTACCCTTGTTGGCCAAGAGCACCTCGTTGACGATCGCCGGAGTAACCGACTTCAAGGGTACGCGCTCACTACTGATGATTTCCCAGCCAGCCCCTGGGAGGCAATTCTTGGGTGAGTGAATCGCTTTCCCTTGCACTTGGCGGTCGTAATAGCCGATGTAAAGCGTAACCGCCCCGAGCTGCGGCACGGAGTACTCTCGAAGGAGGTAGTGTGACATGCCGGCTACTTTGCGCTCTTCGGCAGCGATCGGTATGTCCTTACCCTCTACTCGGTCGAGGACCCGAGCAACTGAGCCCAATGTTCGCTGTGGCTGCATGCTCTTCTGCGGACGCATTCCGCTAATGAGCAGAGCACCGGAGCCGAGCACGACCGCAGGGATCATACCTAGGAGTTTCACGCCGTCCTCCGGGTCGGCAGTAGCCTTTCTGCGCCACCCAACGCCCATGCGATCATTGATGTGATCAGGAACGCGGCGCCAAACATGACCATACCCTCGCTAGTGTGCATGAAGCCTTTCCCGGCTTCAGGGCTTACAAAGAGCACGAGGAATCCTGTAAGAAAAACGCGTACCCCGTTCACCAGAATAGCAACGGGTATGGCGACGCACACCAACAGTAGCCTTGTCGGCCACCTATCAAGGAACATCGCTCCGAGCAGGACGCTCAGACTGATTAGCGCAGTCAAAGATCGCAGCCCACTGCAAGCTTCCGCCACAAACAACTCTTGCCCCGGAATCCGAATCACATTCCCGTTCATCAGCACCGGAATCTGACGCCACTTGAGTAGCGCAGCACCTAGCTTGGACGCTGTGAACTGCAACGGCAACGCGACCGTGTTCAGAATCACTTCCGGAATCGGAACGGAGAGAGACACCAGCGTGAACGGCAGCCACCAATGCAGCAACTGCCGGAAGCCCGCGTACCACACCACGAGCCCCGCCAGCGCCATGATCATCGAGCCGCGCATCACGAACAGCTCAGCGGCGAGATCGGCAGCGTAACGGAACAGCACCGCAGCAATCAGAATCGCGATGCCCAGCCCGCGCTGCGGCTTGGCGTCGTCGCGCACGCCACTCTTGAGCGCGAACCACAGCGACAACGGCGCGAGCAGAAGCCCATGGCCGGAGTTGGGGTCGTTCCACCAGGCATCAGCCAACAGCTTGGCCGGCTTGGCGAAGAGCAGCACGAACATCAGGGCAGTGAGCCCGTGTGCGGCGAGATCAACCGGCGCCTGCGCGCGCAGACCGGCGACGGCCTTCGCAATCAGCTCCCGCGGATCGTGCTCCGCGGGCCGATTGGCGGCCGTGGCCGTACTGCTGGAGGCACCCGAGGGTGCAGTGGACGATGCGGGAATGGTCACCAGAATTCAGGGCGTAGGGGACATTACGGAGACGCCCGAGATGTACCCGCTGTCACAGAACGGGCACCGTCTCGGACGTCCAGATAAATCTGCCAAAACCCGACATCGGCCGGGGCGTGCCGGATTGTCCGGCTACTACCCCGCAGCCAGCACCGCGGTAAACCGGGGGTCCTGCTCGGTATCCCCCCGGCGGGCCGCGTAGTCCGCCAGCTGGTCCGGCAGGAGCTTCCCGACCCCGAAATACGTCGACTCGGGGCGCCAGAAGTACCAGCCGCTGACACTGGCGCCCGGCGTCATGGCAAAGCTCTCGGTGAGCGCCATGCCGGCCCGGTCGGCCACCTCAGCCAGAGCAAAGAGAGTGCCCTTCTCCCGGTGGTCGGGACACGCCGGGTACCCGGGCGCCGGCCGAATCCCCTGATAGCGCTCCTTGATGAGCCCCTCGCTGTCCAGCGACTCGCCGGCCGCATACCCCCAGAATTCGGTGCGCACGCGCTCGTGCAGCCGCTCGGCGAAGGCCTCGGCGAGGCGGTCGGCCAGGGCCTTGGCCATGATCGACCCGTAATCGTCGTGCTGGGCGTCGAACTCGGCGACCAGCGCCTCCATCCCATGACCGGTGGTCACGGCAAAGGCGCCGATATAGTCGAGTACGCCACTGTCACGCGGCGCGACGAAATCGGAGAGGCTGTAATTCGGGCGACCGTCACCCTTTTTGTCGATCTGCTGCCGCAGCATGTGTAGCCGCGCCGCAACAGTCTCGCGGGTCTCGTCGGTGTACACGACGATGTCGTCTCCCTCCGCGTTCGCCGGCCAAAAGCCAAAGGCAGCCCGGGCTTCGAGCCGGTTCTCCCGCACGATCCGCTGGAGCAGCTCCTGGGCATCGGCAAAGAGGGTCCGCGCCGAGGGGCCCACGACGGGGTCATCCAGGATGGCTGGGTAGTGGCCGGCCAGTTCCCAGGTTTGGAAGAACGGGGTCCAGTCGATGTACGGAACCAGATCCTCCAGCGGGTACGGGGCCAGCGTGCGCGGGCCTGTGAAGGTCGGCACCGGTACCGGGACAGAAAGGTCGATCTTGGCCCGGTTGGCGCGGGCCGCCTCGATCGGCACCAGCCGCTCCGCCCCACCGCGCGCCTCACGCGCCTCGCGAATGCCCGCATACTCGCGGCGGATCTCCGCCACGAACGCATCACGGCGCTCGTCGCTCAGCAGGTTGCTCGTCACACCCACGGCACGCGACGCATCGAGCACATGCACGACGGGGCCGCTGTACACGGGCTCGATCTTGAGCGAGGTGTGTGCCTTGCTGGTGGTGGCGCCACCGATGAGCAGCGGAATGGTGAAGCCCTGCCGCTCCATCTCGCTCGCCACAAAGCTCATCTCTTCGAGGCTGGGCGTGATGAGCCCCGAGAGGCCGATGACATCGGCGTTCACCTCGCGCGCCTTGTCGAGAATGGCCGCGCAGCTCTGCATCACCCCCATGTCCACGACTTCGTAGCCGTTACACTGCAGCACCACGCCCACGATGTTCTTGCCGATGTCATGCACGTCGCCCTTGACCGTGGCCATAAGCACGCGGCCGGCCGGCTTGCTGTCGGCACGCTTCTGCGCCTCGATGAACGGAATGAGGTGCGCCACCGCCTTCTTCATGACACGGGCACTCTTCACGACCTGCGGCAGGAACATCTTGCCGGCTCCGAACAAGTCGCCCACCACGTTCATGCCGCGCATGAGCGGCCCTTCAATCACATCAAGCGGATGCGACGCTTCCTGACGCGCTTCCTCGGTGTCGTCCACCACGAAGGCATCGATGCCGTGCACCAGCGCGTGTGACAGGCGCTCCTGCACCGGCAGCTTGCGCCACGCCACATCTTCCTCGGCCTTCACCCGCCCCTTCACCTGATCGGCGACGTCCATCAGCCGTTCGGTGGCATCGGCGCGGCGATTGAGTACGAGGTCTTCAACGCGCCCGCGCAGATCGGCCGGAATCTCGTCGTACGGGATCAGCTGCCCCGCGTTCACGATGCCCATGTCCATGCCGGCCTTCACGCCATGGTACAGGAACACGGCGTGGATCGCTTCGCGCAGCGGATTGTTGCCGCGGAACGAGAAGCTCACGTTGCTCACACCACCGCTGATCTTGGCGTGCGGCAGGGTGGCCTTGATCTGCCTGGTGGCCTCGAAGTACGCCACCGCATAGCCGGCATGTTCTTCGATACCGGTACCGATAGCGAAGATATTCGGATCAAAGATGATGTCCTGCGGCGGAAAGCCAACCTGCTCCGTGAGCAGCTTGTAGGCACGGGTGCAGATCTCGACCTTGCGCTCCACCGTATCGGCCTGGCCCTGTTCGTCGAACGCCATCACGATCACGGCCGCGCCGTAGCGGCGCACGAGCCGCGCCTGCCGCAGAAACTCTGCCTCGCCTTCCTTGAGCGAGATGGAGTTCACAATGCCCTTCCCCTGCAGGCACTTGAGACCAGCTTCGATCACGCTCCACTTGCTCGAGTCGATCATCACCGGCACACGCGAAATATCCGGCTCGCTGGCCATGAGATTCAGGAACGTGCTCATCGCGTGCACCGCGTCGAGCAGCCCTTCATCCATGTTCACGTCGATGACCTGGGCGCCACTCTCGACCTGCTGGCGCGCGACCGTGAGCGCTTCGCTGTACTGACCTTCGAGAATCAGCTTGGCGAAGCGCGCCGAGCCGGTCACGTTGGTCCGCTCACCCACGTTCACAAAGTTCGTGGTGGCGCTGATGTTGAACGGCTCGAGGCCGGACAGGCGGAGCAGTGGCTCCACGCTGGGTACGGCGCGCGGCTTGACCCCTTCGACCGCCCTGGCGATGGCGGCGATGTGATCAGGGGTGGTACCGCAGCAGCCACCCACGATGTTCACGATCCCACTCCGCGCCCACTCGCCGATCTGCTCGGCCATCATCTCCGGCGTTTCGTCGTAGCCGCCAAAGGCGTTCGGGAGGCCGGCATTGGGGTGCGCGGACACGTAGCAATCGGCGATGCGCGAGAGCTCCTGGACATACTGCCGGAGCTGATCGGCGCCGAGGGCACAGTTGAAGCCGAAGGAGATGGGCTTGATGTGGGCGAGGGAGGTCCAGAAAGCCTCGGCGGTCTGACCGGAGAGCGTCCGGCCAGACGCATCGGTAATTGTGCCCGAAATCATCACAGGCAGCCGATTTCCGGATTCCTCGAAGTACTGCTCCAAGGCGAAAAGGGCGGCCTTGACGTTCAGGGTGTCGAAGATCGTTTCGACGAGCAGCAGGTCAGCGCCGCCGTCCACCAGGCCGCGGGTCGCCTCCATGTAGGCGTCGACCAACTGATCGAAGGTGACATTGCGGGCGCCCGGATTTTCCACTTCAGGGGAAATCGACGCCGTGCGGTTGGTCGGGCCCAGCACGCCGGCTACGAAGCGGGGGCGGCTCGGATCCTGCGCTTCGAACTCATCGGCCACGCGGCGCGCCAGGGCGGCGCCGGCCACGTTCAGCTCGTAGGAAAGCGCCTCCATGCCATAGTCGGCCATGGAAATGGCGTTGGCATTGAAAGTGTTGGTCTCGAGGATATCGGCCCCGGCCGCCAGGTACTGGCGGTGGACCTCGGCGACGATCTCGGGT
Protein-coding sequences here:
- the metH gene encoding methionine synthase, which gives rise to MSTQALPVSVPDAPRAARLARLEQLLAARILLLDGAMGTMLQRHRLQEADYRGTGRFADWPTDLKGNNDLLVLTQPEIVAEVHRQYLAAGADILETNTFNANAISMADYGMEALSYELNVAGAALARRVADEFEAQDPSRPRFVAGVLGPTNRTASISPEVENPGARNVTFDQLVDAYMEATRGLVDGGADLLLVETIFDTLNVKAALFALEQYFEESGNRLPVMISGTITDASGRTLSGQTAEAFWTSLAHIKPISFGFNCALGADQLRQYVQELSRIADCYVSAHPNAGLPNAFGGYDETPEMMAEQIGEWARSGIVNIVGGCCGTTPDHIAAIARAVEGVKPRAVPSVEPLLRLSGLEPFNISATTNFVNVGERTNVTGSARFAKLILEGQYSEALTVARQQVESGAQVIDVNMDEGLLDAVHAMSTFLNLMASEPDISRVPVMIDSSKWSVIEAGLKCLQGKGIVNSISLKEGEAEFLRQARLVRRYGAAVIVMAFDEQGQADTVERKVEICTRAYKLLTEQVGFPPQDIIFDPNIFAIGTGIEEHAGYAVAYFEATRQIKATLPHAKISGGVSNVSFSFRGNNPLREAIHAVFLYHGVKAGMDMGIVNAGQLIPYDEIPADLRGRVEDLVLNRRADATERLMDVADQVKGRVKAEEDVAWRKLPVQERLSHALVHGIDAFVVDDTEEARQEASHPLDVIEGPLMRGMNVVGDLFGAGKMFLPQVVKSARVMKKAVAHLIPFIEAQKRADSKPAGRVLMATVKGDVHDIGKNIVGVVLQCNGYEVVDMGVMQSCAAILDKAREVNADVIGLSGLITPSLEEMSFVASEMERQGFTIPLLIGGATTSKAHTSLKIEPVYSGPVVHVLDASRAVGVTSNLLSDERRDAFVAEIRREYAGIREAREARGGAERLVPIEAARANRAKIDLSVPVPVPTFTGPRTLAPYPLEDLVPYIDWTPFFQTWELAGHYPAILDDPVVGPSARTLFADAQELLQRIVRENRLEARAAFGFWPANAEGDDIVVYTDETRETVAARLHMLRQQIDKKGDGRPNYSLSDFVAPRDSGVLDYIGAFAVTTGHGMEALVAEFDAQHDDYGSIMAKALADRLAEAFAERLHERVRTEFWGYAAGESLDSEGLIKERYQGIRPAPGYPACPDHREKGTLFALAEVADRAGMALTESFAMTPGASVSGWYFWRPESTYFGVGKLLPDQLADYAARRGDTEQDPRFTAVLAAG
- a CDS encoding exosortase/archaeosortase family protein, with protein sequence MTIPASSTAPSGASSSTATAANRPAEHDPRELIAKAVAGLRAQAPVDLAAHGLTALMFVLLFAKPAKLLADAWWNDPNSGHGLLLAPLSLWFALKSGVRDDAKPQRGLGIAILIAAVLFRYAADLAAELFVMRGSMIMALAGLVVWYAGFRQLLHWWLPFTLVSLSVPIPEVILNTVALPLQFTASKLGAALLKWRQIPVLMNGNVIRIPGQELFVAEACSGLRSLTALISLSVLLGAMFLDRWPTRLLLVCVAIPVAILVNGVRVFLTGFLVLFVSPEAGKGFMHTSEGMVMFGAAFLITSMIAWALGGAERLLPTRRTA
- a CDS encoding EpsI family protein; protein product: MKLLGMIPAVVLGSGALLISGMRPQKSMQPQRTLGSVARVLDRVEGKDIPIAAEERKVAGMSHYLLREYSVPQLGAVTLYIGYYDRQVQGKAIHSPKNCLPGAGWEIISSERVPLKSVTPAIVNEVLLANKGTRALVLYWYQGRGRVESSEYRVKWDLLRDAALFGRTEEALVRLVIPLNAESRTDDEKAMGFAKQRGRQLAAVAVAVADSVMPRGPRDEANQ